tcatttatTGCATCCAATTATGTTGATGAATATTAACTTTGGACTACAccatttcatgaaattttatctGTGTCTATGCCAGCTGGTCGATTTACTTCATCTGGGCAAATTGTGTTAGATTGTATGTTTCATTTCGATGATAGCATTATGATCACGAATTTTATTGTATAGTtgatgcatgattttgattgtataatTGGTATGGACACATAATCAAGTTATCAAGTCATTGTTGATTGTTTCATGATGTAGTACAATTTAGACCATACTATGGTAATAAATGGAATTTTTCTGGGCGAGGATCACATGCTAAGGCAGAGATGTAAATGTTTAGGTTATTATCCTTATGAAATGagggatatatgatttatgttgTGGATGCCACATataaaaaatcgaaattttctGATATCCCAGTAGCTAAAGAATTCTCTGATGTCTTTCCGGAATAGATACCAAGCTTTCCACTATAGAGACAAGTTTATTTTAGCTTCTAATTGATGTTGAGTACTGTGCCGATCTCTAGAGCGAAGAATGGCTCTTGTAGAACTGAAAAACAAGTTATTGGACTTATTGGACAACAGTTATACATGCCCTAGTATGTTACCTCTGGGAGAACCTGTACTGTTCGTAAAGAAGAATTATGGTTCCATGAGAacttgcattgattataggcgATTAATCTAGTcactattaaaaataaatatcctcTGCCTAGAAttgatgacttgtttgatcaacTTCAAGGAAATTCAGTTTATTCAAagattgattttcagtcagGGTACCATCAACTTCGAGTTAGAGATAAAATGTTCCTAAGACAACTTAAAaaccagatatggacattatgaatttctagTAATGCTATATGGTTTAACAAATGCACAAACATTGTTTATGGATCTGACGAATAGGGTGTTCAGAAATTTTCTGGATAAATTTGTGATTGTacttattgatgatattatggTGTATTCTAGATCAAAGTGAGAGCATAAGGATCATTTATAACTTTCAAACACTTCGAGATTCTcaattgtatgctaaattgtcgGATTTTGAATTCTAGATGGATAGCGTGATATTTTTGAGTCACGTGATATTAGCCCAAGGAATATCTGTAGATCCATGTAAAGTTGAAGCAGCCTTGAATTGGTCTAGACCAAACAATGATCGAATATTTGTAGTTGTATGGGATTGTCCGGGTATTACAGACGATTCATTGAAGGATACTTAAATTGCCCGAACTATTACCAACTAACCAAAAAATAGACAagatttattttgttaaatgaATGCGAGAAGAGTTTTCAGAAATTGAAAGCAACACCAGTTTTGGCATTGTCATCTGGATCGGGTGGATTTGTGGTGTGTAGTGTATCATCAAGAGGTTTAGAATGTGTTTTAATGCAGTATGGAAAATTTATTGTCTATGCTTTGAGACAATTGAAAACACATGATTCCGaatatcatgttcatgatcttgaactaCCAACCATTGTTTTTGCTTTAAAAGTTTGGCAACAATATTTATATGTTGAGCAATTTATTATTTAGTCAGATAATAAGAGTTTCAAATATATGTTTATTAAATCATAATTGAATTTGAGTCAGAGATGATGGTTAGATTTACTGAAGGATTTTGACTATGAAATGCAGTATTAGCCAGGAAGAATGAATCAGGTTGCAGATGCATTAAACCGAAAGTATAAGGATGTTATGATAACATCTATTCATGTCTGGCAGAATTATGAAGAATTATGTACTTCTGGATGGGCTTTTAAGCCGAAATACCATCTTTTTGTTGTTTCTACTCTACAATTTGAGCATAAGATTATTTCGAAGATCAAGAAGGCTCAAAATACCGATCCAAAGTTTCACAAATAAAAAGACTTGGTTTTGTTTGTTAATTCAGATAAATAAAATATCTCATCAGATGGTTGTTTGCGAATGAATAACAGGTTTGTGGTACCAAATGCCACAGAGATAAGCATTGCTTCCAGAGACGCATTGCAGCCGTCATACTGTTCATCCTGGTAGTCTCATGATGTACCACATACCGATACCATATTTCTGATGGGATGTGATGAAGAGATatattactgaatttgtagcaaGATGTTAACATGCCATCAGGTTAAAGTCGAGATAATGAAACCTGGAGGTATGTTACAATGTTTAGAAATACCACAATTGTATTGGGAACATATTGAAATGGACTTCATGACTCACTTTCCCAAGTCAAACAGAGGTTGTGATGATATCTAGGTGATATAAGACAGATTGTTCAAATCAGCACACTTTATCCCATAGGATTGTACATATGCTTACAATAAAATGACACGATTATTTGTGGATAATGTTGTTCGATTACATGGAGTTACAATGTCTATTGTATCTTGTTGAGATCCTAGATTTCCTTTCAAGTTTTGAAGTATTAATTAGAATGGTTTGGAAAATAAGTGGGGAATGAGTAAAAATCATCATCCCCCAAACAGATGGTGAGACAAATAGAACTTTCCAAAATTTGGAAAATATGTTACGATCAGTGGATATTGATGTTGGTGGAAATTGGCAAAAATCTTTACCGTTAGTTGATTTATCCTATAATAAGggttttcaaataattattggaaTGGCACCAACAAGTGAGCTTTCCAAAATGAGGCAGTAAACTCGAGACAGAAAACCACTatgttggctttcagattatgttaCTAAAAGAAATATTGCATATTATCTATTAACAAAGGATGGTGAACCATCGAGTTTCCATAAGTCCACTCAAAGCTCGGATATATCCTTGTAGATGACAGCAACGATAGAAGAATTGGAGGTATTATACataaataaaacttgggatcttgttataCTACTaaaaatgagaaaattcattggtaacagatgggtctataagatcaagcgtgatggcaataactAAGTTTAGCAATAttgtgctagattggtggtaaagtGTATGCTCGGAAAGAAGGCTTTGATTTCAATTAGATATTTTCTCATATGGTTAGGCTTACAATAATCAGATTAGTATTGGCATTGTGCgtggtgtttgacctacatctagaaaaGCTAAATGTGAAAACGGAAtttttcatggagatcttgaagaataaatatatatactctagccagaaggttttgcggaaaagAGAAAAAAGAACTTGGTTTGCAAGTTGAACAAATCTGTATACGGTCTCAAATAGACGctgaggtgttggtacaagagatttgattcctatataaCGAGCCTTGAATACAACAGCTTAGTTCAGACCCTTGttcatatttcaagaggtctggtgatgattatatcattttgctgttgtatgtagTGACATGTTGGTAACATGCTCCAACAAATATCATGTCAAAAAATTGAAtgcacagttggctagggaatttgatatgaaagacttgggaccaacaaacaagattctaggaatgcaagttcaccgagacagaagtaacagaaagatttgacTTTCTCAGaacaattatttgaagaaattttTGCAGTTCTTCAAAATACAAGATTGTTAGCCAAATTCGAcacctcttcctgttaacttcaagttatcatCTTAGATGTGTTCTAGAAGTGAAGCAAAGATGAtgaagatgtctcgagtaccatatacatcagcagtgggaagtttgatgttcaccaTGATACGTACAAGGCCGTACATTGCACAAGCAGTGGGAATAGTTAgccggtatatggcgaatcctagACGAGAGTATTGGAGCACCACTAAGAGGATCCTtggatacattaagggtacctcaaatGCTGTATAATATTATGAATGATCTGATTTTACACTCAGAGGCTAtatcgattcagattatgcaggtgatcctgataagagtaAATCTACAACTAGTTTTGTGTTTACACTTGTAGAGGGAGCAGTAAGTCGGATTTCAAAACTGCAAACACTTATGGCGTTATATacaacagaagcagaatataTGACAGCTACTCAAGCTTACAAGGAGGCAacattaattaaaaagttattGAAGGAGATCGAGCACAGACGAGAAGGTtcatttgttttgtgacagtcagagcgCTTTGCACATCGCAATAAATCCAACATTTCATTCCAGaactaaacacattggagttCAATTTTACTCTGTTCGAAAAATAGTAGAAAAAAGAATTGTGAATATGCAGAAGATCTATATAAAAGATAACAAAGTTGATGTTCTGACCAAGCCAATGAaccactctttttttttttatcatattctACGTTAATATAACATTTGAGTTTTAATTGATTAAGAAAGGTTATGCAACtattagaagaaaaaaaaatgatttttcacTTTTGACTTAAAAAATCTTTATTGTGTGTTTCTTAAACCCAAATTTTGATTTAGCTTCTGTTAAGATTGAGACTTGGATCTAAGTCActcccaaaagctagctcaacgAGGGAGGATTTTTCAAGTTTATATATGCAACTCACAGGGGATTTATACAACCGATGTTGGACAACTAACACACCCTCTCATGCtcaggaatgaacatctggGGCGTGAAGTTTACAAGTGGCTCAACTATGGACAGAACGGGTGAACCAACTATGGGTAGTCCAACACATAAAGGTGGAactttggctctgataccatgttaaaatTAAGACTTGGATCTAACTCTAtctcaaaagctagctcaataGATGAGGATTGTCCAACTCCATATATGCATGCAACTCCCAGATATTTTATCCAATGATGTTGGACGACTAACATTTTCTCCTTAATTTGATTGAAATATATAAGATTGTGAGATGCTAGTTTTTCTTCTAAAAAGTTGATTTTAGTAAAAAAGATAGATGTTAGAATCAATCATTTATCAATCACTGCTCAATTATTTATAAATCATTCTTTCATATTCTATAAATATAATTACATTTACAATGATCTCTACTATCTCATCAAAATTATGTGAGTATGTGTATTCCCGGATTTGTTGTCACCCGAGTTAGAACTCCGTACTCCAACGACTTGTAGCAATCAtcgtattattttatttagtttaaaaaaTGAATctatttaaaattcaattaaagtaaaattgaatatgatttacGGTTTCCTTTCTCAGCACGATGttgtaataaataaataaaaaatatcttcCAATAAAAATACGAGGACAAATAGAAATTCGGAACGTGGTCCAATGAAGACCCACCAATCAGTAAACGGTCCAAATTTCTTGGCCCTTTATTTTGCCACCACCAGCGCGAGATTCTTCTTCAACCCCACACTCCACTCCGATTTCCATGGCCAAACGGAAGCTCTGTCCGATGCCTTTTTTCTCTCTCTTCTGTCTTTTCTTTCTCTGTCTCCTCCCCGCCGCCATCTCATCCGATGGCCAGGAAACCTTCATCGTCCACGTGTCCAGATCCGACAAGCCCGCTTCCTTCTCCACCCACCGCCACTGGTACACCTCCATCGTCCGATCCCTCCCTCCGCATCACCGCCCTTCCAAAATACTGTACAGCTACACCCGAGCTGCACGCGGTTTCTCGGCCCGCCTGACCGTGGCTCAGGCGTCAGCACTCCGCCGAGTTCCCGGTGTTCTCTCGGTGGTCCCCGACGCCGTCCGTCACCTCCACACTACCCATACTCCGCGCTTCCTTGGTTTAGAGGATTCGTTTGGCCTGTGGCCTAACTCCGATTACGCGGATGATGTCATCGTGGGAGTTCTTGACACCGGAATCTGGCCGGAGAGGGCGAGCTTCTCCGATAAAGGGCTGTCTCCAGTACCTTCATCCTGGAAGGGTTCCTGTGTGGATGCCCCTGATTTTCCTTCCACGTTGTGTAACAAGAAAATCATTGGTGCTCGAGCTTTTTATTCAGGCTACCAAGCTGCGCGAGGTCAAATTATGAAGGAATCGAATGCATCGTACTCTCCAAGAGATACGGAAGGCCACGGGACCCATACAGCGTCAACCGCAGCTGGATCGAAGGTGGCCAACGCTAGTCTATTTGGATTTGCTCTAGGCGAAGCTAGAGGAATGGCTGTGAAAGCGAGAATTGCAGTGTATAAGATTTGCTGGTCTGAAGGGTGCTACGATTCGGATATCTTGGCAGCGATGGAACGAGCTATTGCAGATGGCGTGCATATAATTTCACTTTCAGTTGGTTCTAGTGGCTACGCCCCGCCCTATGCTTTCGATTCCATTTCGATCGGAGCTTTTGCTGCCGCTGAGCGGGGTATTGTTGTGTCTTGCTCTGCAGGGAACTCTGGCCCAGGCTCGTACACGGCGGTGAATATTGCTCCATGGATTTTGACTGTCGGAGCATCGACCTTAGATCGGGAGTTCCCTGCTGATGTGACTCTCGGAGATGGAAGGATATACGGCGGCGTATCCCTGTACTCGGGCAAGTCTCTAAGCGAGGAAAAGCTTCCACTAGTATACGCTGCGGATTGTGGGAGCAAGTATTGCTACAGCGGCAGTCTTGACTCCTCAAAAGTCTCCGGAAAGATCGTGATCTGCGATCGCGGCGGGAATGCAAGAGTTGAGAAAGGAAACGCGGTCCATGTTTCCGGCGGAGCCGGCATGATCCTCGCAAATCTTGAAGATTCTGGCGAGGAACTTCTCGCAGATTCACATTTCATCCCGGCCACCATGGTAGGCCAAAAGGCCGGTGATAAAATCCGTGATTATGCACGCACAGATCCTAATCCCACCGCCACAATAACGTTCCGTGGCACAGTCATCAGCAAAGATCCCACTTCTCCGCGTGTCGCATCATTCTCTAGCCGCGGGCCGAACTATCGAACCAGGGAGATTCTTAAACCGGATGTGATTGCTCCGGGAGTCAATATCCTAGCCGGTTGGACAGGATACATCGGACCAACTGATTTAGAAACCGATACAAGAAAGGTTGAATTCAATATTATCTCTGGTACCTCAATGTCCTGTCCTCATGTAAGCGGCTTAGCTGCACTGTTGAGAAAAT
This sequence is a window from Primulina tabacum isolate GXHZ01 chromosome 17, ASM2559414v2, whole genome shotgun sequence. Protein-coding genes within it:
- the LOC142532048 gene encoding subtilisin-like protease SBT1.4, translated to MAKRKLCPMPFFSLFCLFFLCLLPAAISSDGQETFIVHVSRSDKPASFSTHRHWYTSIVRSLPPHHRPSKILYSYTRAARGFSARLTVAQASALRRVPGVLSVVPDAVRHLHTTHTPRFLGLEDSFGLWPNSDYADDVIVGVLDTGIWPERASFSDKGLSPVPSSWKGSCVDAPDFPSTLCNKKIIGARAFYSGYQAARGQIMKESNASYSPRDTEGHGTHTASTAAGSKVANASLFGFALGEARGMAVKARIAVYKICWSEGCYDSDILAAMERAIADGVHIISLSVGSSGYAPPYAFDSISIGAFAAAERGIVVSCSAGNSGPGSYTAVNIAPWILTVGASTLDREFPADVTLGDGRIYGGVSLYSGKSLSEEKLPLVYAADCGSKYCYSGSLDSSKVSGKIVICDRGGNARVEKGNAVHVSGGAGMILANLEDSGEELLADSHFIPATMVGQKAGDKIRDYARTDPNPTATITFRGTVISKDPTSPRVASFSSRGPNYRTREILKPDVIAPGVNILAGWTGYIGPTDLETDTRKVEFNIISGTSMSCPHVSGLAALLRKSYPKWSPAAIKSALMTTAYNLDNSGSKITDLATGSESNPLVHGAGHVDPNRALDPGLIYDLETSDYIAFLCTIGYSPRTISVFTANSSVDCNAVGLKTPGNLNYPSFSVVFSGSKNEVNYTRVVKNVGKDKDATYEVNVNAPPGVKISVSPSKLVFSEDNETLLYEITFESINSTVQLENLSSTKGSYGSIEWTDGGSHRVRSPVVVLWLENSVEAM